From a region of the Bacteroides sp. AN502(2024) genome:
- a CDS encoding alginate lyase family protein has product MKKLYYIAAAFAFVSLAACGDGVDLPSPGVETDLNKIPLPDNELNLVQVELKANTEPMMHPGFHTKEDFERIREKLANGEEPWASAYQLLEESNFAQKNTDTYPVEMIKRGVSGDENYINAARGASIIYQQALRWKIEGDEDYAKKAVENMNKWVQTCVGVTGNSNLSLAAGLYGYEFAIAGEVLRDYDGWKPEEFRAFQDWLIKVFIPANRDFLKRHHDTNPLHYWANWCLCNIAAEMAIGIVTDNREIYNEGIEHLQSGNTNGRLRRAIYHDYAPQYNFAQWQESGRDQGHTLMCVGLMGVICQLAWSQGDDFFAYDDNLFLRACEYAACCNYTEDEVPFTTYIWQKQSPWGYPVPEEQPVLGGGKWIKRAIWALPYYHYKGVKGVQDDLLKYTKVATEYVGIEGGGGYYDANSGGYDVLGLGTLMFAR; this is encoded by the coding sequence ATGAAAAAACTATATTACATAGCAGCAGCCTTTGCATTTGTTTCTTTGGCTGCATGTGGCGATGGCGTGGACTTGCCTTCTCCCGGTGTAGAAACTGATTTGAATAAAATACCTCTTCCGGATAATGAATTGAATTTGGTGCAGGTGGAACTGAAGGCAAATACGGAGCCTATGATGCATCCGGGATTTCATACGAAGGAAGATTTCGAACGCATCCGTGAAAAGTTGGCTAATGGAGAGGAACCTTGGGCATCTGCCTATCAACTACTTGAGGAAAGTAATTTTGCACAAAAGAATACGGATACTTATCCGGTCGAAATGATTAAACGTGGCGTATCCGGTGACGAGAATTACATCAATGCCGCCAGAGGTGCTTCTATTATCTATCAGCAAGCACTGCGATGGAAGATTGAAGGCGATGAGGACTATGCAAAGAAAGCAGTGGAAAATATGAATAAATGGGTACAGACATGTGTCGGTGTGACTGGCAATAGTAATCTTTCTTTGGCAGCCGGACTTTATGGCTATGAGTTTGCCATTGCCGGTGAGGTATTGAGAGATTACGACGGATGGAAACCGGAAGAGTTCCGTGCCTTTCAGGATTGGTTGATAAAGGTTTTTATTCCTGCCAATCGTGACTTCTTGAAGCGTCACCATGATACTAACCCTTTGCATTATTGGGCAAACTGGTGTCTGTGTAATATTGCTGCAGAAATGGCTATTGGTATTGTGACGGATAATCGTGAAATTTATAATGAAGGTATTGAACACTTACAGTCCGGAAATACAAACGGTCGTCTTCGCCGTGCCATCTATCACGACTATGCACCGCAATACAACTTTGCACAATGGCAGGAAAGCGGACGTGACCAAGGACACACACTGATGTGTGTCGGTCTGATGGGGGTTATCTGCCAGCTGGCATGGAGTCAGGGTGACGACTTTTTCGCTTACGATGACAACCTTTTCTTGAGGGCCTGCGAGTATGCCGCATGTTGCAACTATACTGAGGATGAAGTGCCTTTCACCACCTATATTTGGCAGAAACAGAGCCCTTGGGGATATCCTGTACCTGAAGAACAACCGGTTCTAGGTGGTGGTAAATGGATTAAACGTGCCATCTGGGCATTGCCATATTATCATTATAAAGGTGTAAAAGGTGTGCAGGATGACTTGTTGAAATATACCAAAGTGGCTACAGAATATGTAGGCATCGAAGGTGGCGGTGGTTATTACGACGCTAACTCCGGCGGCTATGATGTGTTGGGACTTGGCACATTGATGTTCGCAAGATAA
- a CDS encoding glycoside hydrolase family 88 protein, with product MKKMVIGMAVMVVFCTCTHKPSGTLDVNQALDYCAEQTLRTLTELKTDSGINYTMMPRNIMADEHHWNCRKATKEEWCAGFWPGVLWYDYEYTRDTRILEEAKRFTSSLEFLSQIPAYDHDLGFLVFCSYGNGYRLTKNPAYKKVILDTADSLSTLFNPVVGTILSWPREVEPRNWPHNTIMDNMINLEMLFWAAKNGGNPYLYDMAVSHADKTMKCHFRPDYTSYHVAVYDTITGNLIKGVTHQGYADSTMWARGQAWAIYGYTVVYRETKDPKYLDFVQKVTDVYLERLPEDKVPYWDFSAPGIPDAPRDASAAVVVASALLELSTYLPNATGKRYRDAAVEMLTNLSSDSYQSGKSKPSFLLHSVGHWPAHSEIDASIIYADYYYIEALLRLKRLQEGHGVLG from the coding sequence ATGAAAAAGATGGTAATAGGTATGGCTGTGATGGTCGTTTTTTGTACGTGTACCCACAAGCCTTCCGGTACATTGGATGTGAATCAGGCATTGGATTACTGCGCGGAACAGACACTGCGTACACTTACGGAGTTGAAAACAGATTCCGGAATTAACTATACGATGATGCCGCGTAATATCATGGCTGACGAACATCACTGGAACTGCCGCAAGGCAACGAAAGAAGAGTGGTGTGCCGGTTTCTGGCCGGGGGTACTTTGGTATGATTACGAATATACACGGGATACACGTATTTTGGAAGAAGCCAAGAGATTCACGAGCTCATTGGAGTTTCTTTCTCAAATTCCCGCCTATGACCATGACTTGGGATTCCTCGTGTTTTGCAGTTATGGAAATGGGTATCGTTTGACAAAGAATCCGGCTTATAAGAAAGTGATTCTGGATACTGCCGATTCTTTGTCTACTCTGTTTAATCCGGTAGTGGGAACCATACTTTCATGGCCTCGTGAAGTGGAACCTCGCAACTGGCCCCACAACACAATCATGGATAATATGATTAACCTTGAAATGTTGTTCTGGGCGGCGAAGAATGGTGGCAATCCTTATTTGTATGATATGGCCGTTTCTCATGCCGACAAAACAATGAAATGTCATTTCCGCCCTGATTATACTTCTTACCATGTAGCAGTATATGATACCATTACAGGGAACCTGATAAAAGGGGTGACTCATCAGGGCTATGCCGACAGCACCATGTGGGCACGCGGACAAGCATGGGCAATCTATGGATACACAGTAGTCTATCGTGAAACGAAAGATCCTAAGTATCTTGATTTCGTGCAGAAGGTGACAGATGTTTATCTCGAACGTCTGCCCGAAGACAAAGTTCCTTATTGGGATTTCAGTGCCCCGGGAATACCGGATGCTCCCCGGGACGCCTCGGCTGCGGTAGTGGTGGCCTCTGCTTTACTCGAATTATCTACCTATCTTCCGAATGCTACGGGCAAACGTTACAGAGATGCTGCGGTGGAGATGCTGACGAATCTGAGTTCTGACAGTTATCAGAGTGGTAAAAGTAAACCGTCATTCCTGTTGCACAGTGTAGGACATTGGCCTGCTCATTCCGAGATAGATGCTTCTATTATTTATGCAGACTATTATTATATCGAAGCATTGTTGAGATTAAAACGTTTGCAGGAAGGACACGGAGTATTAGGATAG
- a CDS encoding glycoside hydrolase family 97 catalytic domain-containing protein codes for MKVNRMRKRILFLLLIIPVLMKAQDVMTETRQELTSPDGSYRFTFYQRAVGKDNAPMYYTLTYKNRPVIEESRLGVLIENQLFESALGIPNDTCHFWCENLKLTGTEHRKADETWKPVYGERAKVRDCYHEMTLKFKKGEGNGNQNGGYDKRKNYFMNIIVRAYNEGVAFRYHFPETTNGLFLHIIGEQTSFTMPEGTMAYYERWAQGPCVLRPLAGWGKEESERPLTLKLPDGLSVALLEAEMVDYARGKFRLSADKPSTLETSLYSSVDVISPYSTPWRVIMVGERPVDLINNNDIVLNLNPACKLSDTSWIKPGKVFRSGDLKQERVKVAIDFAAERGIQYVHLDAGWYGPEMKMSSDAATVSPDKNLAIPDLCRYAESKGIGLMVYVNQRALVQQLDTLLPLYKKWGLKGIKFGFVQIGNQHWSTWLHEAVRKCGAYGLMVDIHDEYRPTGFSRTYPNLMTQEGIRGNEEMPDATHNTTLPFTRYLAGAGDYTLCYFNSRVKNTKAHQLAMAAVYYSPLQFMFWYDRPEFYQGEEELDFWKAIPSAWDDSRALDGEIGEYIIQARRSGNDWFVGAMTNTEARTMILTTDFLEPGKKYMLHLYEDDDKLNTRTKVRSTHKKIKAGDKLILKLKVSGGAALHFVPLEK; via the coding sequence ATGAAGGTAAATAGAATGAGGAAAAGAATTCTGTTTTTGTTGTTGATAATACCGGTGCTGATGAAAGCACAAGATGTGATGACAGAAACCCGTCAAGAGTTGACTTCTCCCGATGGATCTTATCGCTTTACCTTCTATCAGCGTGCAGTGGGAAAGGATAATGCACCAATGTATTATACCCTGACTTACAAGAACCGTCCGGTGATTGAAGAAAGTAGGTTGGGAGTTCTGATTGAGAATCAACTGTTTGAGTCAGCATTGGGGATTCCGAATGATACTTGTCATTTTTGGTGTGAGAACCTGAAGCTGACGGGGACAGAGCATCGGAAAGCGGATGAGACATGGAAACCCGTATATGGCGAACGCGCAAAGGTCCGTGACTGCTATCATGAGATGACTTTGAAATTCAAGAAGGGAGAAGGGAATGGCAACCAGAATGGTGGCTACGATAAGCGTAAGAATTACTTTATGAACATTATCGTTCGTGCCTATAATGAAGGAGTTGCTTTCCGCTATCATTTTCCGGAAACGACAAACGGACTTTTCTTGCATATCATCGGTGAGCAGACTAGCTTCACAATGCCTGAAGGAACGATGGCATATTACGAGCGTTGGGCACAAGGACCTTGCGTACTTCGTCCGTTGGCAGGATGGGGCAAAGAGGAGAGTGAACGTCCTTTGACTTTGAAGCTACCTGATGGATTATCGGTAGCTTTGTTGGAGGCGGAAATGGTGGATTATGCCCGTGGCAAGTTCCGTTTATCGGCAGATAAACCTTCCACTTTGGAGACAAGTCTGTATAGTAGCGTCGATGTTATTTCTCCTTACAGTACTCCGTGGCGTGTTATTATGGTTGGAGAACGTCCGGTCGATCTGATTAATAATAATGATATCGTCTTGAATCTGAATCCGGCTTGCAAACTGTCCGATACTTCTTGGATTAAACCGGGAAAAGTATTTCGTTCGGGAGATCTGAAACAGGAACGAGTCAAAGTTGCCATTGACTTTGCAGCAGAGCGTGGTATTCAGTATGTGCATTTGGATGCCGGCTGGTACGGGCCGGAAATGAAGATGAGTTCGGACGCTGCCACTGTCTCTCCTGATAAAAACCTTGCTATACCCGATTTGTGTAGATATGCCGAATCGAAAGGAATAGGACTCATGGTGTATGTCAATCAGCGTGCGTTGGTGCAACAGTTGGATACCTTGTTGCCTTTGTATAAGAAATGGGGGTTGAAAGGAATCAAGTTCGGTTTTGTGCAGATTGGCAATCAACATTGGAGCACTTGGTTGCATGAGGCTGTCCGTAAATGCGGGGCATACGGTCTGATGGTAGATATTCATGACGAATATCGTCCGACAGGTTTCAGCCGCACTTATCCTAACCTGATGACGCAAGAGGGTATTCGTGGTAATGAAGAAATGCCGGATGCCACACACAATACGACCCTTCCTTTCACCCGCTATCTGGCAGGTGCAGGAGATTATACGCTTTGTTATTTCAATAGCCGGGTGAAGAATACGAAAGCACATCAGTTGGCAATGGCAGCAGTGTATTACAGTCCTTTGCAATTTATGTTCTGGTATGACAGACCCGAATTTTATCAGGGAGAAGAAGAACTGGATTTTTGGAAAGCGATTCCGAGTGCATGGGATGACAGTAGAGCATTGGATGGAGAAATTGGTGAATATATCATTCAGGCACGTCGTTCGGGGAATGACTGGTTTGTAGGAGCAATGACAAATACGGAAGCCCGTACGATGATATTGACTACGGATTTTCTGGAACCGGGTAAGAAGTACATGCTTCATCTGTACGAAGATGATGACAAGCTGAATACACGAACGAAAGTACGCAGTACTCATAAGAAGATAAAAGCCGGAGATAAACTTATTTTAAAGTTGAAAGTAAGTGGCGGGGCTGCATTGCATTTTGTTCCACTGGAAAAATGA
- a CDS encoding IPT/TIG domain-containing protein, with protein MKKIYNYLLPILLSLCVVSCDNDDEEVVYMNQQEPVVTVTEISPASGYVDTEFTVTGTNFGVVMDDVEVYLGSTRLELIACEDQLLTVRVPDGASAGKLSVVVYGQRVDTQLQYDVLGVPGVTAISPVYGFAGDVITFTGHDLGVSSAYYQVLFAGKTEAALLADEPTHEGFSVKVPEGAQSGAIALTIIEKPVNVPVQFTVLQHATLDRLSATQGFAGSEVTIHGTHLNPELLADADLSGVKVLFK; from the coding sequence ATGAAAAAAATATATAACTATTTGTTGCCGATTTTGCTCTCATTGTGTGTAGTTTCCTGCGATAACGATGATGAAGAGGTGGTTTACATGAACCAGCAGGAGCCGGTGGTAACAGTGACCGAGATTTCTCCGGCGAGCGGATACGTGGATACGGAGTTCACTGTTACGGGTACTAACTTTGGTGTGGTGATGGATGATGTAGAAGTGTATTTGGGAAGCACTAGACTCGAACTTATCGCTTGCGAAGACCAATTGCTTACGGTGCGTGTGCCCGATGGGGCTTCGGCAGGGAAACTTTCTGTTGTGGTGTATGGACAGCGGGTGGATACGCAGTTGCAATATGACGTGCTGGGAGTGCCAGGGGTGACTGCAATCTCTCCGGTCTATGGCTTTGCCGGTGATGTAATTACTTTTACCGGTCATGATTTGGGAGTATCTTCTGCTTATTATCAGGTATTGTTTGCCGGAAAGACAGAAGCCGCTTTGTTGGCGGACGAACCCACTCATGAAGGATTTTCCGTGAAAGTGCCCGAAGGTGCGCAGAGTGGTGCTATTGCATTGACCATTATAGAAAAGCCGGTGAACGTGCCGGTTCAGTTCACAGTGCTTCAGCATGCCACACTTGACAGACTGTCTGCCACACAGGGATTTGCCGGCAGTGAAGTTACCATTCATGGTACTCACTTGAATCCGGAACTTTTGGCTGATGCGGATCTTTCTGGAGTGAAAGTCTTGTTTAAGTAG
- a CDS encoding glycoside hydrolase 43 family protein, with amino-acid sequence MRKKLFLAGMMACCSLAGAQDISQTWVADKGNGTYRNPVLHADYSDPDVCADGDDFYMTASSFNCIPGIPILHSNDLVNWSLVNYALPVQEPKEFFDKAQHGKGVWAPSIRFHNGEFYIYWGDPDYGIYMIKTKDPKGKWSKPVLVKAGKGMIDSTPLWDEDGKVYLVYAYAASRSGVNSIAAICELNVEGTEAVSDPVMVFDGNDGKNHTIEGPKLYKRNGYYYIFAPAGGVATGWQLVLRSKNIYGPYESKIVMVQGKTTINGPHQGGWVDTNTGESWFIHFQDKGAYGRVIHLNPMTWVNDWPVIGVDKDKDGCGEPVTTYKKPNVGKSYPIATPPESDEFNTRHLGLQWQWHANKKETYVFTTDLGYIRLYAGNLSKEFVNFWEVPNLLMQKFPAEEFTATTKLTFTAKQDGEQAGLIVMGWDYSYLSIRKAGDKFILQQAICKDAEQHTPEQIKELANLPVEHLKMPGVADNEWQTVYLQVKVRKGAVCTFAYSLDGKEYTTVGESFTARQGKWIGAKVGVFCVTPNEGNRGWADIDWFRVTK; translated from the coding sequence ATGCGTAAAAAATTGTTTTTAGCAGGAATGATGGCTTGCTGTTCATTGGCAGGTGCACAAGATATTTCTCAAACTTGGGTGGCTGATAAAGGGAATGGAACCTATCGGAACCCGGTTCTTCATGCCGATTATTCGGATCCGGATGTCTGTGCGGACGGAGATGATTTCTATATGACGGCATCCAGTTTTAATTGTATTCCGGGGATTCCTATTCTTCATTCCAACGATTTGGTGAACTGGTCGCTGGTGAATTATGCACTACCGGTGCAGGAGCCGAAAGAATTTTTCGATAAGGCACAGCACGGTAAGGGAGTATGGGCGCCTTCTATCCGTTTCCATAACGGGGAATTTTATATCTACTGGGGTGATCCGGATTACGGAATCTACATGATAAAGACAAAAGACCCGAAAGGAAAATGGAGCAAGCCGGTATTGGTAAAGGCCGGAAAAGGAATGATTGACTCGACACCGCTTTGGGATGAAGACGGTAAGGTGTATCTTGTATATGCATACGCTGCCAGTCGCAGTGGAGTAAATAGTATTGCCGCGATTTGCGAGTTGAATGTTGAAGGTACGGAAGCTGTTTCCGATCCGGTGATGGTGTTTGACGGAAATGATGGCAAGAACCATACGATAGAAGGACCGAAGCTTTACAAACGCAACGGATACTACTACATTTTTGCTCCGGCAGGCGGGGTGGCTACCGGTTGGCAGCTGGTTCTTCGTTCAAAGAATATCTACGGTCCTTACGAATCGAAGATTGTCATGGTACAAGGAAAGACAACTATCAACGGTCCCCATCAGGGCGGTTGGGTAGATACGAATACGGGAGAATCCTGGTTCATTCATTTTCAGGATAAAGGAGCTTACGGGCGTGTGATTCATCTGAATCCGATGACTTGGGTAAATGATTGGCCCGTAATCGGAGTAGATAAAGATAAAGACGGTTGCGGTGAACCGGTAACAACCTATAAGAAGCCAAATGTCGGAAAAAGTTATCCGATAGCTACTCCGCCGGAGAGTGATGAGTTCAACACCCGGCATTTGGGACTACAGTGGCAATGGCATGCTAATAAAAAAGAGACTTACGTGTTCACTACCGACTTAGGATATATCCGTTTGTATGCAGGCAACCTTTCAAAAGAATTCGTGAACTTCTGGGAAGTGCCTAATCTGTTGATGCAGAAGTTTCCGGCTGAAGAGTTTACAGCTACTACCAAATTGACTTTTACTGCCAAACAGGATGGTGAACAGGCAGGACTGATCGTGATGGGATGGGATTACAGTTATCTTTCTATTCGTAAGGCGGGAGATAAATTCATTCTGCAACAGGCAATCTGTAAAGATGCGGAACAGCATACTCCCGAACAGATAAAAGAATTGGCAAACCTTCCGGTGGAACATCTGAAGATGCCGGGAGTAGCAGATAATGAATGGCAAACAGTTTACTTGCAAGTAAAGGTTCGTAAAGGAGCTGTTTGTACATTCGCTTATAGTCTGGACGGAAAGGAATATACGACAGTGGGAGAGTCTTTCACAGCCCGACAAGGCAAATGGATAGGAGCCAAAGTGGGAGTATTCTGCGTGACTCCGAATGAAGGTAATCGCGGATGGGCAGATATAGACTGGTTCCGGGTGACTAAATAA
- a CDS encoding DUF5013 domain-containing protein gives MEAEWVGEPTNEAVTVKVPATLSAGTYQIAVSTSFETIEKTLDYTVLPMPEVTGLSVAAGYINAEVIISGKNFGDKAEDIQVKFGETACEAVTLNKDGHIVVNVPKGIPTGENAITLTVLGMTIDMSGHGTFEVWETPEITGVETPYVYPYGTLVKAGEEITFIGHGFGTNKDAVTVTFDGVTAPVEVNSVTSIAIAVNVPAGFTGGKVTMLFAGIDEPVLSDELAPLPADGDISRYALQNYKQPFDYVREGGKNGDGFSKGGEWAKAVGWTLENSKLQDREGGCAVDLAFSNKGDTNGGTGLALQTDWGFDNPKNNGKIYQKTTLQRGRYRLTAHVYEYGNGKRFTGYIAVCAGDKMLDTDDVPAQSLAHASITATGDVVTEFSINEKVEVVIGFVATIVDKQGRAKINEFKLEMIE, from the coding sequence GTGGAAGCCGAATGGGTAGGTGAACCGACTAATGAAGCGGTGACAGTGAAAGTTCCTGCTACGTTGTCTGCCGGTACGTATCAAATAGCTGTCAGTACTTCTTTTGAAACTATTGAAAAGACATTGGACTATACCGTATTGCCCATGCCGGAAGTGACCGGGCTTTCTGTGGCAGCCGGATATATCAATGCCGAAGTCATTATTTCCGGTAAAAACTTTGGTGATAAAGCAGAAGATATTCAAGTGAAGTTCGGTGAGACGGCTTGTGAAGCAGTGACCTTGAACAAAGACGGTCATATCGTGGTGAATGTACCGAAAGGCATTCCGACAGGTGAGAATGCAATCACCTTGACCGTTTTGGGAATGACGATTGACATGAGCGGACATGGAACATTCGAGGTATGGGAAACTCCGGAAATCACCGGTGTAGAGACTCCTTATGTATATCCATATGGGACATTAGTGAAAGCTGGCGAAGAGATTACATTCATCGGACATGGTTTTGGCACGAACAAGGATGCTGTGACGGTTACTTTCGATGGGGTGACTGCGCCGGTTGAGGTAAACAGCGTTACTTCTATCGCCATAGCGGTCAATGTACCGGCTGGATTTACAGGCGGAAAAGTGACTATGTTGTTTGCCGGTATCGATGAACCGGTGTTGAGCGATGAGTTAGCACCGTTGCCTGCAGATGGAGATATCTCACGATATGCATTGCAGAACTACAAACAACCGTTTGATTATGTCAGAGAAGGTGGTAAAAATGGTGATGGATTCAGTAAAGGCGGAGAATGGGCCAAAGCTGTTGGATGGACGCTTGAGAACTCTAAATTGCAAGATAGAGAAGGTGGTTGCGCCGTTGATTTGGCATTCAGTAATAAAGGCGATACTAATGGCGGTACGGGCTTAGCTTTACAGACAGACTGGGGATTTGATAACCCGAAAAATAACGGTAAGATTTATCAGAAAACCACATTGCAGCGAGGACGTTATAGATTGACGGCTCATGTTTACGAATATGGGAATGGCAAACGTTTTACGGGGTATATTGCTGTTTGTGCCGGTGACAAGATGCTTGATACGGACGATGTACCTGCTCAAAGCTTGGCTCATGCTTCTATCACCGCTACAGGCGATGTGGTTACAGAATTCTCTATAAATGAAAAGGTAGAGGTTGTGATTGGCTTTGTTGCTACTATTGTGGACAAACAAGGGCGTGCGAAGATTAATGAGTTTAAACTGGAAATGATAGAATAA
- a CDS encoding glycosyl hydrolase family 28 protein, translating to MNKLKRMALISLSALFGWSFVQAEIIIYPVPQGIYYARHNDDYTVKVRQVGEKDWVDLYEYNVKVDMDTQSDATMVQFDFSGKVEVLVQKNNGKIRSAVVRPLSKGIQPEIDGNFLLFTLDKPQKLSIEFNGDRLNNLHVFANPIIRNVPDKNDPNVMYFESGIHEPTDVAGKCFRIPSNTTVYLEGGAVLKGCLTCDSVENVKILGHGMLLEPQQGISVAYSKDVLIDGITVVNSRHYTVSGGQSQGITIKNLKSFSYQGWSDGLDFMSCSDVTIDDVFLRNSDDCIALYTHRWNYYGDSRNIRVLNSTLWADIAHPINIGTHGNTKTGDEVLEDILFKNIDILEHDEDDRDYQGCMTINVGDHNLAQNITFEDIRVEHIQEGQLFHLRVMYNPKYNTGPGRGVKNITFRNISCTGKYINPSLMKGYDKNRKVENILFENIVLNGKRITSLEELNIDKKDFVEEIRIR from the coding sequence ATGAATAAATTAAAAAGAATGGCATTGATTTCTCTTTCTGCACTTTTCGGATGGAGTTTTGTGCAGGCGGAAATCATTATCTATCCGGTGCCACAAGGCATCTACTATGCCCGTCACAATGACGACTACACAGTAAAGGTACGTCAAGTGGGTGAAAAAGATTGGGTAGACCTTTATGAGTATAACGTAAAGGTGGATATGGATACCCAATCGGATGCAACCATGGTACAGTTTGATTTCTCCGGTAAAGTGGAAGTGCTGGTGCAAAAGAACAACGGAAAAATCCGTTCGGCAGTGGTGCGTCCGCTATCCAAAGGTATTCAGCCGGAGATAGACGGAAACTTTCTGTTGTTTACATTGGATAAACCGCAAAAGCTCTCTATAGAATTCAACGGGGACCGGTTGAATAATCTGCATGTGTTTGCCAATCCGATCATCAGAAATGTACCGGATAAGAATGATCCGAATGTGATGTATTTTGAGTCCGGTATACACGAACCTACTGATGTGGCAGGCAAATGCTTCCGTATTCCTTCCAACACGACTGTCTATCTGGAAGGTGGAGCGGTGCTGAAGGGTTGTCTGACTTGCGACAGTGTGGAGAATGTAAAGATTCTCGGACATGGCATGCTGCTTGAACCGCAGCAGGGAATATCGGTGGCTTACTCCAAGGATGTACTGATTGATGGAATTACTGTCGTCAACTCCCGTCACTACACTGTCTCCGGTGGTCAATCGCAAGGAATCACTATCAAAAACCTGAAATCATTCAGCTATCAAGGATGGAGTGACGGATTGGATTTTATGTCCTGTTCGGATGTGACGATTGATGATGTATTTCTTCGTAATTCAGACGATTGTATAGCCCTTTATACACATCGGTGGAATTATTATGGAGATTCTCGTAATATCCGCGTACTTAATTCTACACTGTGGGCGGACATTGCGCACCCTATCAACATAGGTACGCATGGCAATACGAAAACCGGGGATGAAGTTCTGGAAGACATACTATTCAAGAATATCGATATATTGGAACATGATGAGGACGATCGGGATTATCAAGGCTGCATGACTATCAACGTAGGAGATCACAACCTCGCACAAAACATCACTTTTGAAGATATCCGTGTGGAACATATCCAAGAAGGGCAGTTGTTCCATCTTCGTGTGATGTATAACCCCAAATATAACACAGGTCCCGGCAGGGGTGTCAAGAATATAACGTTCCGTAATATTTCATGTACCGGGAAATATATCAATCCTTCATTGATGAAAGGGTATGATAAGAATAGGAAAGTTGAGAATATCCTGTTTGAGAACATTGTGTTGAACGGCAAGCGGATCACCTCTTTGGAAGAATTGAATATAGATAAAAAAGATTTTGTAGAGGAGATACGGATAAGGTAG
- a CDS encoding DUF5013 domain-containing protein codes for MRKLLKNIGGMLVLAAMGILFARCEQDPQLKKYVYPMPEVTGMTPNIGYVTSQVVITGQNFGNEAKAVKIFFGGIQATDVEMCKNNRIAVKVPVNALSGDVTLQVWTNEVGVIGRYEVLPTPYISAAQSDNASGAGIAEPGDKITITGENFGNDKSVISIRFNETLAPDFELIDDKTITVIAPEGYDTGNVVVNIRGYEIKSSVMFNPNSKGDVTVAYLKNYKQPFTGSGTGEWTDPDVWNQSVKNPTGCLQTQKGVTFLCFQNGWGKSKLANAKIWQATTLRAGTYRMEVTYAGTYIPNSDGNGVAAVIVKGTDAASIPDVDKVSAITPENGVYTTFGDWGKDEATGTLKTSAFTLNEATDVVIGFVTTIHSNNTYFKVTEVKLILE; via the coding sequence ATGAGAAAGTTATTGAAAAACATAGGAGGGATGCTTGTATTGGCGGCAATGGGTATATTGTTTGCCCGTTGTGAGCAAGATCCGCAACTGAAAAAGTACGTCTATCCCATGCCGGAGGTGACCGGGATGACACCGAATATCGGATATGTCACTTCGCAAGTAGTGATTACGGGACAAAATTTCGGAAACGAAGCGAAAGCAGTGAAAATATTCTTCGGAGGAATTCAAGCTACCGATGTTGAGATGTGCAAGAACAATCGCATTGCAGTGAAAGTCCCCGTAAATGCATTGAGTGGCGATGTCACTTTGCAGGTATGGACGAACGAGGTCGGTGTGATAGGCCGATACGAAGTGTTGCCTACCCCTTATATCAGTGCGGCACAGTCCGATAATGCTTCTGGTGCGGGCATTGCTGAACCGGGAGATAAGATTACCATTACCGGTGAAAACTTTGGAAATGATAAGTCCGTTATTTCCATTCGTTTCAATGAAACGTTGGCTCCGGACTTTGAGTTGATAGACGACAAGACAATTACGGTGATTGCCCCCGAAGGATATGATACCGGAAATGTAGTAGTGAATATTCGCGGCTATGAGATTAAGAGTAGCGTCATGTTCAATCCGAATTCGAAAGGTGACGTCACGGTGGCTTATCTGAAAAATTACAAACAGCCGTTCACCGGTTCCGGAACGGGTGAGTGGACTGATCCTGACGTATGGAATCAAAGTGTGAAGAATCCTACCGGATGTTTACAGACGCAAAAAGGGGTGACATTCTTGTGTTTCCAAAATGGCTGGGGAAAGAGTAAGCTGGCTAATGCCAAGATATGGCAGGCTACGACTCTGCGTGCCGGAACATATCGGATGGAAGTCACTTACGCGGGCACTTATATACCGAATAGTGATGGAAACGGTGTAGCTGCCGTTATTGTAAAGGGTACGGATGCTGCAAGTATTCCCGATGTGGATAAGGTTTCTGCAATCACTCCCGAAAATGGTGTTTATACTACGTTTGGTGATTGGGGGAAAGATGAAGCAACCGGTACATTGAAGACATCTGCCTTTACGTTGAATGAGGCTACGGATGTGGTGATTGGCTTTGTTACTACAATACACTCAAACAATACGTATTTCAAAGTGACGGAAGTGAAGTTGATTCTTGAATAA